The following proteins come from a genomic window of Paenibacillus sp. CAA11:
- the rpsO gene encoding 30S ribosomal protein S15, with translation MALSQERKQQLIEAHKTHESDTGSPEVQIAILTENITNLTDHLRTHKKDHHSRRGLLKMVGQRRKLLAYLKNKDVKRYSALIEKLGLRR, from the coding sequence ATGGCACTGTCTCAAGAACGTAAACAACAGTTGATCGAAGCACACAAAACTCATGAATCCGATACTGGATCCCCAGAGGTGCAAATTGCTATCCTTACGGAGAACATTACTAACCTGACAGACCACTTGCGTACGCATAAGAAGGATCATCATTCCCGTCGCGGTCTTCTGAAGATGGTAGGTCAACGTCGTAAGCTTCTAGCTTACTTGAAGAACAAAGACGTAAAACGTTACAGCGCATTGATCGAGAAGCTCGGTCTGCGTCGCTAA
- the pnp gene encoding polyribonucleotide nucleotidyltransferase, whose protein sequence is MEKHVKMELGGRPLVLETGRLAKQANAAVMVRYGETSVLCTVTASSEPKDLDFFPLTVNYEEKLYAVGKIPGGFIKREGRPSEKAILASRLTDRPIRPLFPEGFRNDVQIVNLVMSVDQDCSPEIAAMIGTSAALSISDVPFDGPIGGVAVGRVNGEFVINPDIAQQEVSDIYLVVAGTKDAIMMVEAEANEVPEEVMLEAIMFGHDEIKKIVATIEELVQIAGKEKMEVKLHAVDAEVNREVRAFAAERLVEAVKIAEKHARQDAIDVINDETVAFFEQKYIESPELLSDVKEVLHDIVKEEVRRLITHDKVRPDGRKLDEIRPIECDISLLPRTHGSGLFTRGQTQALSVCTLGALGDVQILDGIHPEETKRFMHHYNFPPFSVGEARPLRAPGRREIGHGALGERALSKVIPPESEFPYTIRLVSEVLESNGSTSQASICASTLAMMDAGVPIKAPVAGVAMGLIKDEEHVSILTDIQGMEDHLGDMDFKVAGTKEGVTAIQMDIKIAGIDRQILNDALTQAREGRMHILSKMTEVIEKPKESLSQYAPKILIMNINPDKIRDVIGAGGKIINKIIEETGVKIDIEQDGRVFIASSNQEMNEKARSIIEGIVKEVVVGEIYTGTVKRIEKFGAFVEILPGKDGLVHISQISTERVGKVEDVLAIGDVITVKVTEIDQQGRVNLSRKAVLTPEAPEK, encoded by the coding sequence ATGGAGAAACATGTAAAAATGGAGCTGGGAGGCAGACCTTTAGTGCTTGAAACCGGCCGTTTGGCAAAACAAGCCAACGCAGCCGTGATGGTACGCTATGGAGAAACCTCTGTACTGTGTACAGTTACCGCATCTTCAGAGCCTAAAGATCTGGATTTCTTCCCGCTAACCGTTAACTATGAAGAGAAGCTGTACGCTGTAGGTAAAATTCCTGGCGGATTCATTAAGCGTGAAGGCCGTCCAAGTGAGAAGGCCATTCTTGCCAGCCGTCTGACAGACCGTCCGATTCGCCCGCTGTTCCCGGAAGGCTTCCGGAATGACGTTCAAATCGTTAACCTGGTGATGAGCGTTGATCAAGATTGCTCTCCAGAGATTGCTGCTATGATTGGTACCTCTGCGGCGCTGAGTATTTCAGATGTTCCGTTTGACGGACCTATTGGCGGCGTTGCCGTAGGGCGCGTGAACGGTGAATTTGTCATCAACCCGGATATTGCACAGCAGGAAGTCAGCGATATCTACCTGGTCGTTGCCGGTACCAAAGACGCGATCATGATGGTAGAAGCTGAGGCGAACGAAGTTCCTGAGGAAGTTATGCTGGAAGCGATTATGTTCGGCCATGATGAAATCAAGAAAATCGTAGCCACCATTGAAGAGCTTGTACAGATCGCCGGCAAAGAGAAGATGGAAGTAAAGCTTCATGCTGTAGATGCTGAGGTTAATCGCGAGGTTCGCGCATTTGCTGCAGAGCGTCTGGTAGAAGCCGTGAAGATTGCTGAGAAGCATGCACGACAAGATGCAATTGACGTGATTAATGATGAGACTGTGGCCTTCTTTGAGCAGAAGTACATAGAATCACCAGAGCTCCTTAGCGATGTGAAAGAAGTTCTGCATGATATCGTCAAAGAAGAAGTACGCCGCTTGATTACGCATGACAAAGTGCGCCCTGATGGCCGTAAATTGGACGAAATCCGTCCGATCGAATGCGATATCAGCCTGCTCCCGCGCACACATGGCTCAGGCTTGTTCACCCGTGGACAAACTCAAGCACTCAGCGTATGTACACTCGGTGCTCTTGGCGATGTTCAAATTCTGGATGGCATCCACCCTGAAGAAACCAAGCGCTTTATGCATCACTATAACTTCCCGCCGTTCAGCGTAGGTGAAGCTCGCCCGCTTCGTGCTCCAGGACGTCGCGAGATCGGTCACGGTGCGCTCGGAGAGAGAGCCTTGTCCAAGGTCATTCCACCGGAGTCTGAATTCCCTTACACCATTCGTCTGGTATCTGAAGTTTTAGAATCGAACGGTTCCACTTCGCAGGCAAGTATTTGCGCAAGCACCTTGGCGATGATGGATGCTGGTGTACCGATTAAAGCACCTGTAGCCGGAGTAGCGATGGGTCTGATTAAGGACGAGGAGCATGTATCTATCCTGACAGATATTCAAGGTATGGAAGATCACTTGGGGGATATGGACTTTAAGGTTGCTGGCACGAAGGAAGGCGTAACCGCAATCCAAATGGATATCAAAATCGCTGGCATTGATCGTCAAATCCTGAATGATGCACTTACCCAAGCACGTGAAGGAAGAATGCACATTCTCTCTAAGATGACAGAAGTGATCGAGAAGCCGAAGGAATCTCTTTCACAGTATGCGCCTAAGATTCTGATCATGAATATTAACCCGGACAAAATCCGTGATGTCATTGGTGCAGGCGGAAAGATCATCAATAAGATTATTGAAGAAACCGGTGTTAAGATTGATATTGAGCAGGACGGCCGCGTGTTTATCGCTTCTTCGAACCAGGAGATGAATGAGAAGGCCCGCTCTATTATTGAAGGGATTGTCAAAGAAGTGGTTGTCGGTGAAATCTATACCGGGACCGTTAAACGTATTGAGAAATTTGGTGCATTTGTTGAAATCCTTCCAGGCAAGGATGGCCTCGTGCATATTTCGCAAATCTCTACGGAACGCGTAGGCAAAGTGGAAGATGTACTGGCTATTGGTGATGTGATTACAGTAAAGGTAACGGAAATCGACCAGCAGGGACGGGTCAATCTTTCCCGCAAGGCGGTTCTTACCCCAGAGGCACCTGAGAAATAA
- a CDS encoding polysaccharide deacetylase family protein: MLAGYFGDVQAYIDTVNWKTETASQPVFFMQSEDPVKDDALMSRIRQEAEGLRIEPIDAVVDRVWKAIPGYSGREVDVEETYRRITEGGTAPYSADKPIPFVFREIKPKVSLNDLEAQPIYRGNKAKPMAALMINVAWGNEYLPSILNTLDEEKVKATFFLDGSWLSKNVELAKEIQRRGHQLENHAYSHPNMSQVSSERARLEITKTKKLLSEKLGVTNRWFAPPSGDFDARTVKIAAEEGLKTVLWTVDTVDWRNPSPDSVIAKISKQAEAGSLILMHPTASTQGSIKGIIRVLKSKGYTVGTVEETLSENRVTDAGS, from the coding sequence ATGCTGGCTGGATATTTTGGAGATGTTCAAGCTTACATAGACACTGTGAATTGGAAGACGGAGACGGCCAGTCAGCCGGTATTTTTCATGCAGAGTGAGGATCCGGTTAAGGATGATGCCTTAATGAGCCGAATTCGTCAGGAGGCGGAAGGCCTGCGCATTGAGCCGATTGATGCTGTAGTGGATAGGGTGTGGAAGGCGATCCCTGGCTACAGTGGACGTGAGGTTGATGTGGAGGAAACCTACCGGCGGATTACTGAGGGAGGAACGGCTCCATATAGCGCGGATAAGCCAATCCCATTTGTATTTCGTGAGATCAAGCCAAAAGTTTCTCTGAACGATCTGGAGGCTCAGCCCATTTATCGGGGAAATAAGGCTAAGCCGATGGCAGCGCTTATGATTAATGTAGCATGGGGCAATGAGTATCTGCCTTCCATATTGAATACATTGGATGAAGAGAAAGTGAAGGCTACTTTTTTCCTTGATGGAAGCTGGTTGTCTAAGAACGTAGAGCTGGCTAAAGAAATACAGCGGCGCGGTCATCAGCTGGAGAATCATGCTTATTCTCACCCGAATATGAGCCAGGTTAGCAGTGAGCGGGCACGACTGGAGATTACCAAGACCAAAAAGCTGCTATCCGAAAAACTGGGTGTCACCAACCGCTGGTTTGCTCCTCCTTCGGGGGATTTTGATGCAAGGACTGTGAAAATTGCCGCCGAAGAGGGACTGAAAACGGTGCTGTGGACCGTGGATACCGTGGATTGGCGCAATCCCTCTCCAGATTCAGTCATCGCTAAAATTAGCAAACAGGCAGAGGCGGGATCTTTAATTCTAATGCACCCCACAGCATCAACACAGGGGTCGATAAAAGGCATCATTCGGGTTTTGAAATCCAAGGGTTATACTGTCGGCACTGTGGAGGAGACTCTGTCTGAAAATCGGGTAACGGATGCGGGGAGTTGA
- a CDS encoding M16 family metallopeptidase, whose translation MIRTQLKNGLRVVLEQIPTCRSVSFGIWVKTGSRNESVERNGISHFIEHMLFKGTERYNAKEIAEQFDAIGGNVNAFTSKEYTCYYAKVLDEHLPIAVDVLSDMFFRSLLDEEELRKEKNVILEEISMYEDTPDDMVHDLVSEAAYGQHSLALPILGTEERLEAMNPSHLRAYMREKYTLSNTVISVAGNINDQLLELLEKYFGEFDVQGEADDLQAPDFLGELKFHRKKTEQNHICLSFQGLPIDSERQYAMVLLNNALGGGMSSRLFQEIREKRGLAYSVYSYHSSYSDSGLFTVYAGTAPKQTKDVLDLTQQLLYEVATKGITEDELHKGKEQLKGSLILSLESTGSRMNRLGKNELMLGRHYTLDEMIQRIEAVQMDDVDYVINHMFAKPYALAMVGASDRVIAGVRRDEIVIPGTN comes from the coding sequence GTGATTAGAACACAACTTAAAAATGGCCTGCGTGTGGTTCTTGAGCAGATACCGACCTGCCGTTCGGTATCTTTTGGCATTTGGGTGAAGACCGGCTCCCGGAATGAGAGTGTGGAAAGGAACGGAATATCTCATTTCATTGAGCACATGCTGTTCAAAGGAACAGAGCGCTATAATGCAAAGGAAATTGCTGAGCAGTTTGATGCGATCGGGGGAAATGTGAACGCTTTTACCTCGAAAGAGTATACCTGTTACTATGCTAAAGTGTTGGACGAGCATCTGCCCATTGCTGTCGATGTGCTGTCAGACATGTTCTTCCGCTCTCTGCTGGATGAAGAGGAATTGCGCAAGGAGAAGAACGTCATTTTGGAGGAAATCTCAATGTATGAGGATACTCCGGATGATATGGTGCATGATTTAGTCTCGGAGGCAGCGTACGGACAGCATTCCTTGGCACTTCCGATTCTAGGCACGGAAGAACGACTGGAGGCTATGAATCCGTCACATTTGCGCGCTTATATGCGGGAGAAGTATACACTAAGCAATACGGTTATCAGTGTGGCGGGTAACATTAATGACCAGCTGCTGGAACTGCTTGAGAAGTATTTTGGCGAGTTCGATGTGCAAGGTGAGGCTGACGATTTGCAGGCTCCTGATTTTCTGGGGGAACTGAAATTCCACCGCAAGAAAACAGAACAGAACCATATCTGTCTTTCCTTCCAGGGCCTGCCTATCGATAGTGAGCGTCAATATGCCATGGTGCTCCTTAACAATGCACTGGGCGGGGGAATGAGCTCTAGACTGTTCCAGGAAATTCGGGAGAAGCGAGGCCTGGCCTATTCCGTCTATTCCTATCACAGCTCCTATTCGGACAGCGGGTTATTTACAGTGTATGCCGGTACGGCGCCTAAGCAGACTAAGGATGTGCTGGACTTGACCCAGCAGCTTCTGTATGAGGTAGCGACGAAAGGCATTACCGAGGATGAGCTGCATAAAGGGAAGGAACAGCTGAAGGGAAGCCTAATCTTGAGCTTGGAGAGCACTGGTAGCCGGATGAATCGGCTAGGTAAGAATGAACTAATGCTTGGCAGACATTATACGCTTGATGAAATGATTCAACGAATTGAAGCGGTTCAGATGGACGATGTAGACTATGTAATTAATCATATGTTTGCCAAACCATATGCATTAGCTATGGTAGGTGCATCGGACCGTGTGATTGCAGGAGTAAGGAGAGATGAAATTGTCATACCTGGTACAAATTAA
- the dut gene encoding dUTP diphosphatase: MKLSYLVQIKRIEGNEDIELPRKMSELASGFDLYAAVTEEVTLAPGQRSLIPSGFALSMPAGLEAQVRPRSGLALKHGITCLNTPGTIDADYRGEIKVLLINLGEEPFVIKRNERIAQMVFQAVPEVELQQVEELSVTARGAGGFGHTGRS; encoded by the coding sequence ATGAAATTGTCATACCTGGTACAAATTAAACGTATTGAAGGAAATGAGGATATTGAGCTTCCCCGTAAAATGTCCGAGCTGGCTTCCGGATTCGATCTGTACGCGGCGGTTACGGAAGAAGTGACGCTGGCTCCTGGTCAGCGCAGCTTGATTCCCTCGGGATTCGCCTTGTCTATGCCAGCGGGTCTTGAAGCACAGGTCCGTCCACGCAGTGGACTGGCTCTTAAACATGGAATTACTTGCCTGAATACGCCAGGCACGATCGATGCCGATTATCGAGGAGAAATTAAGGTGCTGCTGATTAATTTAGGAGAAGAGCCGTTTGTTATTAAGCGTAATGAACGTATTGCGCAAATGGTGTTTCAAGCGGTGCCCGAAGTTGAGCTGCAGCAGGTGGAGGAGCTTAGCGTGACAGCACGCGGTGCGGGTGGCTTTGGTCATACCGGACGCAGTTAA
- the dpsA gene encoding dipicolinate synthase subunit DpsA, whose translation MLTGLTFVFLGGDARQLEIIRKCVELDAAVKIVGFDQLEPKITGVQEEEKVSRELLSSADVLVLPIVGTNENGEVSAPFSDKTLALLDEHLAALPKHALVYTGMAKNYLRTLCEQHGIRLIEMLERDDVAIYNSIPTAEGALMIAIQNTNITIHGSNCIVLGMGRTGFTMARTLQGMGANVKIGVRRSEHYARALEMGWKPFMTADLAAQSSDIDLLFNTIPTMIVTAQIISKMPRKTVIIDLASAPGGTDFRFAEKRGIKAMLAPGLPGIVAPKTAGIILANCICQSVMEEYKTRGDEM comes from the coding sequence ATGCTTACCGGGTTGACCTTTGTCTTTCTGGGCGGAGATGCGCGGCAGCTGGAAATTATCCGTAAATGTGTGGAATTAGACGCAGCTGTGAAGATTGTTGGCTTCGATCAGCTTGAACCTAAAATTACAGGAGTACAGGAAGAGGAGAAGGTTAGCCGAGAGCTTTTATCTTCGGCAGATGTGCTCGTACTTCCAATTGTAGGTACGAATGAGAATGGGGAAGTCTCGGCCCCCTTCTCAGATAAGACGTTGGCCCTGCTTGATGAACATTTGGCCGCGCTGCCCAAACATGCACTGGTCTATACAGGAATGGCAAAAAACTACTTAAGGACTTTATGTGAACAGCATGGCATTAGGCTTATCGAAATGCTGGAGCGCGATGATGTGGCCATTTACAATTCAATTCCGACTGCCGAAGGGGCCTTAATGATCGCGATTCAAAATACGAACATAACGATTCATGGGTCGAACTGTATAGTTTTGGGAATGGGGAGGACAGGGTTTACGATGGCTCGCACGCTCCAGGGAATGGGAGCTAACGTGAAGATAGGCGTAAGGCGGAGCGAGCACTATGCCCGCGCTCTGGAAATGGGCTGGAAGCCTTTTATGACAGCGGATTTGGCCGCTCAGTCGAGCGACATTGACTTGCTTTTTAATACAATTCCGACTATGATAGTCACAGCGCAAATCATCTCAAAAATGCCTCGTAAGACGGTCATTATCGACCTTGCTTCCGCCCCTGGAGGGACGGATTTCCGCTTCGCTGAGAAGCGTGGAATTAAGGCGATGTTGGCGCCAGGCTTACCCGGAATCGTCGCTCCCAAAACCGCTGGTATCATATTGGCGAATTGTATTTGTCAATCGGTCATGGAGGAGTATAAGACTCGGGGGGATGAAATGTGA
- a CDS encoding dipicolinate synthase subunit B, with translation MNWTGKTIGYAVTGSHCTLEEVMPQVQRFVDLGAQVVPIVSTSVMNTDTRFGTADNWQKQLKDITGNDIISTIVDAEPLGPSKRLDVLVIAPCTGNTTSKLANAMTDSPVLMAAKAMLRNLRPVVLALSTNDGLGLNAANIAKLLVAKNIYFVPFGQDSPVAKPNSLVADMNLIPEACYAAMQGKQYQPMLVQRVQS, from the coding sequence GTGAATTGGACTGGTAAAACCATTGGTTATGCTGTAACAGGATCGCACTGCACCTTGGAGGAAGTCATGCCGCAGGTACAGCGCTTTGTAGATCTCGGCGCACAGGTGGTTCCAATTGTATCAACGTCAGTGATGAATACAGATACTCGATTTGGCACAGCAGATAACTGGCAAAAGCAGTTGAAAGACATTACAGGGAATGATATTATTTCTACAATTGTTGATGCTGAGCCGCTAGGACCATCCAAGCGGTTGGATGTGCTGGTAATCGCTCCTTGCACAGGAAACACGACCAGCAAGCTGGCAAACGCTATGACAGACAGTCCTGTATTAATGGCTGCAAAAGCTATGCTTCGCAATCTAAGACCTGTAGTTCTGGCGCTATCTACGAACGATGGACTCGGCTTAAATGCAGCCAACATCGCCAAGCTGCTCGTAGCAAAGAACATTTATTTTGTTCCGTTCGGTCAAGACAGTCCAGTAGCCAAGCCGAATTCGCTGGTTGCGGACATGAATTTGATTCCAGAAGCCTGCTATGCTGCTATGCAAGGCAAACAGTATCAGCCGATGCTTGTTCAACGTGTCCAATCTTAA
- a CDS encoding aspartate-semialdehyde dehydrogenase has translation MSKTKFNVAVVGATGAVGEQIIGLLEKRDFPIDKLKLLSSARSAGSVVTFKGQEITVEEAGPDSFEGIDIALFSAGGDVSKALAPHAVRHGAVCIDNTNAFRMDPNTPLVVPEVNSEQIAKHQGIIANPNCSTIQMVAALKPLYDRFGISRIIVSTYQAVSGAGSRAIEELNRQSKEVLESGSTTPDILPVGSLPVKHQIAFNAIPQIDKFQDNGYTLEEMKMVRETKKIFGDESVEVTATCVRIPVVYGHSESVYVELKNDYELDEVRKLLSEAPGIVVVDDPTTQSYPLATEAAGKNEVFVGRIRRDLTNSKGLNLWIVSDNLLKGAAWNAVQIAETFVSQA, from the coding sequence ATGAGTAAAACGAAATTTAATGTCGCGGTCGTTGGCGCGACTGGAGCAGTTGGGGAACAGATTATCGGATTATTAGAGAAACGTGATTTTCCAATCGATAAGCTGAAGCTGCTGTCATCTGCCCGTTCTGCAGGAAGCGTCGTGACGTTCAAGGGACAGGAGATTACCGTTGAAGAAGCTGGCCCGGACAGTTTTGAAGGCATTGACATTGCTCTGTTCAGCGCAGGCGGAGATGTGTCGAAGGCACTGGCTCCACATGCTGTTCGTCATGGTGCCGTCTGCATCGACAATACGAACGCATTTCGGATGGACCCTAATACACCGCTTGTTGTGCCTGAAGTCAATTCTGAACAGATCGCTAAGCATCAGGGAATTATCGCTAATCCGAATTGCTCGACAATTCAAATGGTAGCAGCCTTGAAACCTTTGTATGACCGATTTGGGATTTCCAGGATTATTGTTTCTACTTATCAAGCGGTCTCGGGCGCGGGCAGCCGTGCCATTGAAGAGCTCAATCGTCAAAGCAAAGAGGTGCTTGAGTCGGGATCGACGACTCCTGATATTTTGCCTGTAGGGTCATTGCCGGTTAAGCATCAGATTGCCTTCAACGCAATACCGCAAATTGATAAGTTTCAGGATAACGGCTATACTCTGGAAGAAATGAAGATGGTTCGGGAGACAAAGAAAATTTTCGGCGACGAATCCGTTGAGGTAACGGCAACATGTGTCCGCATCCCTGTGGTGTATGGTCATTCCGAGTCTGTATATGTAGAACTGAAGAACGACTATGAGCTGGACGAGGTTAGAAAACTGCTGTCCGAAGCTCCTGGAATCGTTGTTGTGGATGATCCGACCACCCAATCCTATCCGCTTGCAACAGAAGCGGCAGGGAAGAACGAGGTGTTTGTAGGCCGAATTCGCCGCGATTTGACGAATAGCAAAGGCTTGAATCTGTGGATTGTTTCAGACAACCTGCTCAAGGGTGCTGCCTGGAATGCCGTGCAGATTGCAGAGACTTTTGTCTCCCAAGCATAA
- the dapG gene encoding aspartate kinase: MRIMVQKFGGTSMATSEAREQVIGHIQRELERGYRLVVVVSAMGRKGDPYATDTLLDLIEKNGNALPTRERDLLMCCGEIISATTLCSLLEARSITASVLTGAQAGFKTDDTYGNARILDVVPSRILDDLEHKDVVIVTGFQGQSASGEFTTLGRGGSDTSATALGAALHAEMVDIYTDVNGILTADPRIVQDAKPLAYVSYTEICNMAHQGAKVIHPRAVEIAMQAGVPIRVRSTFSDSEGTLVANPEGFKDVQTGMIDRLVTGIAYVGNVTQITVESDERRHHLQLQVFKTMAEHGISVDFINVTPSGVVYTVFDDQAERAAAELEKLGLLPKMLKGCAKVSVIGGGINGVPGIMAKIVEALTEHDIQILQSADSNTTIWVLVNKEDMVPALRALHTKFELHM; the protein is encoded by the coding sequence ATGCGCATAATGGTGCAAAAGTTCGGGGGTACATCGATGGCTACTTCCGAAGCAAGAGAACAAGTAATTGGCCATATTCAAAGAGAACTGGAGCGGGGATATCGCCTAGTGGTTGTAGTATCGGCGATGGGTCGCAAGGGAGATCCTTACGCAACAGACACACTCCTGGACCTTATAGAGAAGAATGGGAATGCTCTACCTACAAGGGAAAGAGATCTCCTGATGTGCTGCGGCGAGATTATCTCGGCAACGACATTATGCAGTCTTCTGGAAGCAAGGTCGATTACAGCAAGCGTACTTACGGGAGCACAGGCTGGTTTTAAGACAGATGACACATACGGAAATGCGCGTATTCTGGATGTTGTACCAAGCCGAATTCTGGACGATCTGGAGCACAAAGATGTTGTGATCGTGACGGGGTTTCAAGGACAAAGTGCGAGTGGCGAGTTTACAACCCTTGGCCGCGGCGGCAGTGACACATCGGCAACAGCCCTGGGTGCGGCTCTTCATGCTGAGATGGTCGATATCTATACCGATGTGAATGGTATTTTAACGGCAGATCCTAGGATTGTACAGGATGCCAAACCGCTCGCGTATGTCAGCTATACTGAAATATGCAATATGGCTCACCAAGGCGCCAAGGTTATTCATCCTAGAGCGGTCGAAATTGCGATGCAGGCCGGAGTTCCGATTAGGGTCAGATCTACCTTTAGCGACAGTGAAGGAACGCTTGTAGCGAACCCAGAGGGCTTCAAGGATGTTCAGACAGGGATGATTGATCGTCTTGTAACAGGCATTGCTTATGTCGGTAATGTGACTCAAATTACGGTCGAATCGGATGAGCGAAGACATCATTTACAGCTGCAGGTATTCAAGACCATGGCAGAGCATGGGATCAGTGTCGATTTTATTAATGTAACCCCAAGCGGTGTTGTATATACCGTCTTTGATGATCAAGCAGAGCGGGCTGCGGCTGAGCTGGAGAAGCTAGGATTATTGCCTAAGATGTTGAAGGGCTGTGCCAAGGTATCCGTCATTGGCGGCGGTATTAATGGGGTTCCCGGCATTATGGCTAAGATTGTAGAGGCCTTGACCGAGCATGATATTCAAATATTGCAGTCGGCAGACTCCAATACGACGATCTGGGTTCTGGTAAATAAAGAGGATATGGTACCGGCATTGCGGGCACTTCATACTAAATTTGAACTGCACATGTAG
- the dapA gene encoding 4-hydroxy-tetrahydrodipicolinate synthase, whose translation MDFGRLITAMVTPFDDNGNIDWDQTAKLVDYLIEEQKADTLVVCGTTGESPTLTEEEKLHMLDFAVKHAAGRCKIIAGTGSNSTAHSIHLTREAEKLGVDGALLVVPYYNKPNQEGLYRHFEAIAKSTSLPIMLYNIPSRAVINMTAETTLRLAELRNVVAVKECASIEQVATIAAMAPSHFKVYSGDDSAALPALSVGAYGIVSVASHIRGPQMQEMIGAYVNGEIQTAAKLHQELLPIFKGLFACPHPVPNPVAIKVALNELGIRVGSVRLPLVQATEEEAAFVRELLH comes from the coding sequence GTGGATTTCGGAAGATTAATTACAGCGATGGTTACACCATTTGACGACAATGGGAACATTGATTGGGATCAAACAGCCAAGCTTGTGGACTATTTGATTGAGGAGCAGAAGGCCGACACCCTGGTTGTATGCGGTACGACAGGCGAGTCACCGACGCTTACGGAGGAAGAGAAGCTCCACATGCTTGATTTTGCAGTGAAGCATGCGGCTGGCCGTTGCAAAATTATCGCCGGTACTGGCAGCAACAGCACCGCTCATTCTATTCATTTAACCCGTGAGGCAGAGAAGCTTGGGGTTGATGGAGCATTGCTCGTTGTACCTTATTACAACAAGCCGAATCAAGAGGGCTTATACCGTCATTTTGAAGCGATTGCCAAGTCAACATCCCTGCCAATCATGCTGTATAACATTCCAAGCCGGGCGGTTATCAATATGACGGCCGAGACTACGCTGCGCTTGGCAGAACTGCGTAATGTAGTGGCCGTGAAGGAATGCGCGTCGATTGAACAGGTGGCTACGATTGCTGCTATGGCACCGTCACATTTCAAAGTGTATTCCGGTGATGATTCAGCAGCGCTTCCAGCATTGTCTGTAGGTGCATATGGTATTGTCAGCGTAGCAAGTCACATTCGCGGGCCTCAAATGCAGGAGATGATTGGTGCATATGTGAACGGGGAGATTCAGACAGCTGCCAAGCTTCACCAAGAGCTGCTGCCTATCTTCAAAGGCCTGTTTGCTTGTCCGCATCCGGTGCCTAATCCAGTGGCTATAAAGGTGGCTCTGAACGAGCTAGGCATCCGGGTTGGTTCTGTTCGCCTTCCTCTTGTGCAAGCGACAGAGGAAGAGGCGGCTTTTGTCAGAGAGCTGCTTCACTAA